A part of Aegilops tauschii subsp. strangulata cultivar AL8/78 chromosome 2, Aet v6.0, whole genome shotgun sequence genomic DNA contains:
- the LOC109751684 gene encoding tau-cadinol synthase-like has translation MLFKTCSNSLEKMKLVDAIQRLGIAHLFEIQICTALSDIHENELNISSLREVALRFRLLREHGLWVSPDVFKKFRGEDGTFNEYITNDPKGLICLYNAAYTLTHGEPELKDAVSFARHHLESLASSLGSPLAEQVKRALHVPLPRTYRRLEALHYMPEYEREEGHSPILLELAKLEFNLLQAVHLKELKEISEWYSDFKGYVGLSFARDRVAESYLWGYCVFYEEEHTLTRMIFAKLVILHTLLDDTNDVGATLEEYRKLDAAIQRWDESAVSLVPGYLKKFYNKLLICFKEFDDELRLNGRYSIDHMKKEYQIIYFVSILYLEHMY, from the exons ATGTTGTTTAAGACTTGCAGTAATAGTTTAGAGAAAATGAAGTTGGTGGATGCAATCCAACGCCTAGGAATAGCACACCTCTTTGAAATACAGATATGCACTGCTCTAAGTGACATACATGAAAATGAACTCAATATCTCTAGCCTCCGCGAGGTTGCTCTTCGGTTCCGCCTTCTTAGGGAACATGGCCTTTGGGTATCTCCAG ATGTATTCAAAAAGTTTAGGGGCGAAGATGGGACCTTTAACGAGTATATAACAAACGATCCAAAGGGACTCATATGTCTCTACAATGCAGCATACACGTTAACCCATGGCGAGCCAGAACTGAAAGACGCCGTCTCTTTTGCAAGGCATCATCTAGAATCACTGGCGTCGAGCCTTGGGTCCCCTTTAGCAGAGCAAGTCAAGCGTGCCCTTCATGTACCACTACCAAGGACCTATAGGAGGTTGGAGGCGCTGCACTACATGCCAGAATATGAACGAGAAGAAGGGCACAGTCCAATCCTTCTAGAGCTTGCAAAGCTGGAATTTAACCTCCTCCAAGCTGTCCATTTGAAGGAGCTCAAAGAAATCTCCGA GTGGTATAGTGATTTTAAGGGATACGTGGGGTTAAGTTTTGCTCGGGACCGTGTGGCGGAGTCCTACCTTTGGGGCTATTGTGTGTTCTACGAGGAAGAGCACACACTCACACGAATGATCTTTGCCAAGTTAGTTATTCTGCACACGCTGTTGGATGACACCAATGATGTTGGTGCCACCTTGGAGGAGTACAGGAAGCTCGATGCAGCCATACAAAG ATGGGATGAGAGCGCCGTTTCTCTTGTGCCAGGGTATCTGAAGAAGTTCTATAATAAACTGCTAATCTGCTTTAAGGAGTTCGATGATGAATTGAGACTCAATGGGAGATATTCAATTGATCACATGAAGAAGGAGTACCAAATTATCTATTTTGTTTCAATTCTTTATTTAGAACACATGTACTGA